The proteins below are encoded in one region of Hordeum vulgare subsp. vulgare chromosome 3H, MorexV3_pseudomolecules_assembly, whole genome shotgun sequence:
- the LOC123443047 gene encoding uncharacterized protein LOC123443047 isoform X1: protein MTSQRKSRGGGKPAGGFGFSIAGDKRKRLAEYPCVSRLRQRRLLMFLLSHKFTQTLRTFTGETDAFMDAIHLHKLVLHGQWSEAIKYLTRFLPSDHPLGVHGRALCHFLRVHKAIDDIVSGKKEALSVTAAVSLCLDRFFTSSPALSPSLSSAPSSRPSSSPSHLGILWT, encoded by the exons ATGACATCTCAAAGGAAAAGCCGCGGCGGGGGGAAGCCGGCCGGTGGGTTCGGGTTCTCCATCGCCGGCGACAAGCGCAAGCGTTTGGCGGAGTACCCCTGCGTGTCGCGCCTTCGGCAGCGGCGACTCCTGATGTTCCTCTTGAGTCACAAATTCACCCAAACCCTTCGAAC ATTCACTGGCGAGACGGATGCGTTCATGGATGCGATCCATCTGCACAAACTGGTACTCCACGGCCAGTGGAGCGAGGCCATCAAATATCTCACCCGCTTCCTGCCGTCCGATCATCCGCTGGGCGTCCACGGCCGCGCCCTCTGCCACTTTCTCCGCGTCCACAAAGCTATCGATGACATCGTCTCCGGCAAAAAGGAGGCCCTCTCCGTAACAGCAGCAGTCAGTCTGTGCTTGGACCGCTTCTTCACAAGCAGCCCTGCCCTCAGTCCCTCACTAAGCTCCGCGCCATCTTCTCGTCCCTCATCGAGTCCAAGTCACTTAG GGATTCTGTGGACTTGA
- the LOC123443047 gene encoding uncharacterized protein LOC123443047 isoform X2 produces MLPSLTSSNHFQELTREASVKAKEWLVELVGRSVEAGKPRQADPVQSTSSKGAPDQQTNFFTAPRLCGNSHTKVPTNLVILKEAKEWLLYLSEECLEAWPDARQGYPLQYSSALSASLRDYAGYLDKAC; encoded by the exons at GCTGCCCTCTTTGACTTCAAGTAATCACTTTCAGGAGTTAACTCGTG AAGCTTCAGTTAAGGCTAAGGAATGGCTGGTGGAACTTGTTG GTAGAAGTGTGGAAGCTGGTAAGCCGCGTCAAGCTGATCCAGTCCAATCAACATCTAGCAAAG GCGCTCCTGACCAGCAGACTAATTTTTTCACTGCCCCAAGGCTCTGTGGAAATTCTCACACCAAAGTGCCGACCAATCTTG TTATATTAAAAGAAGCAAAGGAATGGCTGCTGTATCTTTCTG AGGAGTGTCTGGAAGCCTGGCCGGATGCGCGTCAAGGGTATCCACTTCAATATTCGA GTGCTCTTTCCGCTAGTCTCAGAGACTATGCCGGATATCTTGACAAGGCATGCTGA